From a single Bacillus gobiensis genomic region:
- a CDS encoding ABC transporter ATP-binding protein, with protein sequence MNTGEKVLEINDLTISFHTFSGEVQAIRGINFELNKGETLAIVGESGSGKSVTTKSIMGLLPKSNSEIKKGQILYGGKDLTKLKESQLQKIRGKEISMVFQDPMTSLNPTMTVGKQIMEPIIKHQKASKHEAKKRAIHLLELVGIADAENRFKQYPHQFSGGMRQRVVVAIALACNPKVLIADEPTTALDVTIQAQILELMKDLQKQIDTSIIFITHDLGVVANVADRVAVMYGGKIVEIGTADDIFYNPKHPYTWGLLSSMPSLDATEEKLYAIPGSPPDLLKPPKGDAFAARNQYAMKIDFEKEPPMFKVSDTHYAATWLLHPNAPKVEPPEAVKQRMKQFSGKGGGNS encoded by the coding sequence TTGAACACAGGAGAAAAGGTATTAGAAATAAATGATTTAACAATTTCCTTTCACACGTTCAGCGGAGAAGTGCAGGCGATCCGCGGTATTAATTTTGAACTGAATAAAGGCGAAACCTTGGCAATTGTCGGTGAGTCTGGTTCAGGCAAATCGGTTACGACAAAATCAATTATGGGCCTTCTCCCAAAATCAAACTCAGAAATTAAAAAAGGTCAAATTTTATACGGTGGCAAGGATTTGACAAAGCTGAAAGAATCTCAATTGCAGAAAATCCGAGGCAAAGAGATTTCGATGGTATTCCAGGACCCGATGACATCGTTAAATCCGACAATGACCGTTGGAAAACAGATCATGGAGCCAATTATTAAGCATCAAAAGGCAAGTAAGCATGAAGCGAAAAAACGCGCGATCCATTTGCTTGAGCTTGTGGGAATTGCGGATGCGGAAAATCGATTCAAGCAATATCCTCACCAATTTTCCGGTGGAATGAGGCAGCGCGTTGTTGTTGCGATCGCATTGGCGTGCAATCCCAAAGTGCTGATTGCCGATGAGCCGACCACTGCCCTTGATGTAACCATTCAAGCCCAAATCTTAGAGTTAATGAAGGATCTTCAGAAACAAATAGACACATCAATCATTTTCATTACACATGATTTAGGTGTCGTTGCAAACGTTGCGGACCGTGTCGCCGTTATGTATGGAGGTAAAATTGTCGAGATCGGTACGGCAGATGATATCTTTTATAATCCGAAGCACCCTTATACGTGGGGATTATTAAGTTCAATGCCGAGCCTCGATGCGACGGAAGAAAAGCTGTATGCGATTCCTGGATCGCCTCCTGATTTATTAAAGCCGCCAAAGGGTGATGCATTTGCTGCGAGAAATCAGTACGCGATGAAAATCGATTTTGAAAAAGAGCCGCCGATGTTCAAGGTGTCTGATACTCATTATGCAGCAACGTGGCTTTTGCATCCGAATGCGCCGAAGGTAGAGCCTCCGGAAGCAGTGAAGCAAAGAATGAAACAATTCTCCGGTAAAGGAGGCGGAAATTCATGA
- a CDS encoding ABC transporter substrate-binding protein has product MKGKKLWPLLLIFVLILAACNSNSSSNEEGGSEAAGEPQKGGELVGAMDTPPEGVFNPIFYSSSYENNILQFTHDGLITQNDKLEFLPSLAKDWDLSEDQTSVTFTLNEGVKWQDGEPFTANDVVFTYKTISDPDYVAAGGIRTDYVVRLKGYQDYSTGKTDKFEGVVADGDNKVTFYFEESNIQALSDASLQIIPEHIFKDIPVKDIPKAPETREAGKVIGTGPFKFAQEVQGEQYVLEKNPDYFDGEPYLDKVTWRVMEQSVILGELESGSVDFVADPNGFPPADYDTVKDMENISIIEQPQFGYQIMGMSINHRSKEDAQAGVIKPEQFVPNKKLQSKEVRQAIAYAVDRQKLIDGLLYGHGDVVNSPIPRNFSAYDEEKPNQYKFDPDKAKELLDGAGYKDTNGDGFREDPEGKEWVLNLNYPKGNQTREKSAPIIKQFLEDVGIKIDLRQPMEAASYFESLEKNNFDWDLYLIGWSLSSTDPDPSGIYGAPAAYNYGRWNNQEAEDLIKKANTPPDALDKDFRDGVFSDWQVKFQDEMPAFILYAPNDLWAHNNRLHGIEPLPYSMLNKTHKWWVSQN; this is encoded by the coding sequence TTGAAAGGAAAGAAACTTTGGCCGCTGCTTTTGATATTTGTCCTTATCCTTGCAGCATGTAATTCGAATTCTTCTTCAAATGAAGAAGGCGGCAGTGAAGCCGCAGGCGAACCGCAAAAAGGCGGGGAGCTTGTCGGAGCGATGGATACGCCTCCTGAAGGTGTTTTCAATCCGATTTTTTATTCCAGTTCGTATGAGAACAATATTTTACAATTTACTCATGACGGATTGATTACGCAGAATGATAAACTTGAATTTTTGCCTTCTTTGGCAAAAGACTGGGACTTAAGCGAAGATCAAACCTCCGTCACTTTCACGCTAAATGAAGGAGTGAAATGGCAGGACGGCGAACCGTTTACAGCTAATGACGTTGTCTTCACCTATAAAACCATTTCTGATCCGGATTACGTTGCTGCCGGCGGTATTCGTACGGATTATGTTGTTCGTTTAAAAGGTTATCAAGATTATTCAACAGGCAAAACGGATAAATTCGAAGGCGTAGTTGCGGATGGAGATAACAAAGTAACATTCTATTTTGAAGAGTCAAACATCCAAGCATTGTCTGACGCGAGCCTGCAAATCATTCCGGAGCATATTTTTAAAGACATCCCGGTGAAAGATATACCGAAAGCGCCGGAAACAAGAGAAGCAGGCAAGGTCATCGGAACAGGTCCATTTAAATTCGCACAAGAGGTTCAAGGCGAGCAGTATGTACTTGAAAAGAACCCAGATTATTTTGACGGTGAGCCTTATTTGGATAAAGTTACATGGAGAGTAATGGAGCAATCAGTTATTTTAGGTGAGCTTGAATCAGGTTCAGTTGACTTTGTTGCTGATCCCAACGGTTTCCCTCCAGCTGATTACGACACAGTTAAGGATATGGAAAATATCAGTATTATTGAGCAGCCGCAATTTGGTTATCAAATCATGGGGATGAGCATTAACCATCGTTCAAAAGAAGACGCCCAAGCCGGTGTGATTAAGCCGGAGCAATTTGTGCCAAATAAAAAACTTCAAAGCAAAGAAGTTCGACAAGCGATTGCATATGCAGTTGATCGCCAAAAATTAATCGATGGGCTGCTTTATGGCCACGGGGACGTAGTTAATTCACCGATTCCCCGAAATTTCTCAGCGTATGATGAAGAAAAACCAAATCAGTATAAGTTTGATCCGGATAAAGCGAAAGAACTGCTTGACGGAGCAGGATATAAAGATACAAATGGTGACGGCTTCCGTGAGGATCCGGAAGGAAAGGAATGGGTGTTGAACCTTAATTATCCGAAAGGGAACCAAACACGTGAAAAATCCGCGCCAATCATTAAACAATTTTTAGAAGACGTCGGCATTAAAATAGATCTTCGCCAGCCGATGGAAGCAGCTTCCTATTTTGAGAGCTTAGAAAAGAACAATTTTGATTGGGATTTGTATTTGATCGGCTGGTCGCTAAGCTCGACAGATCCAGATCCAAGCGGGATATATGGAGCACCAGCTGCTTATAACTATGGACGCTGGAATAATCAAGAAGCAGAAGATTTAATTAAAAAAGCAAATACACCTCCTGATGCATTAGACAAAGATTTCCGTGATGGAGTATTCAGCGACTGGCAAGTAAAATTCCAGGATGAAATGCCTGCCTTTATCTTGTATGCACCGAATGACTTATGGGCTCATAATAATCGTCTTCATGGTATAGAGCCGCTTCCATACTCTATGTTAAATAAAACGCACAAATGGTGGGTTAGTCAAAATTAA
- a CDS encoding ABC transporter ATP-binding protein, which yields MSLVENDLQKLHKDAEEDYILHATNIKKYFPIKGGVLKHTVGHVKAVDGVSLDVKRGETLGVVGESGSGKSTLGRVLLRLLDPTEGQIVFEGKDITGLNNRKLRPYRRDMQIVFQDPFASLNPKMSISELIEEPLVVQTSLSKNERRDKVDSLLEKVGLRKADKFKYPHEFSGGQRQRISIARALALNPKFIVCDEPVSALDVSIQAQVLNLMADLQDEFKLTYLFIAHDLSVVKHISDRVAVMYLGRIAEIAPKGRIYDAPLHPYTKALLSSVPTTDVRKKREKIILKGDLPSPSNPPSGCAFRTRCPKAHERCAEVRPELTDIGSGHYVACHLYTEPKE from the coding sequence TTGTCTTTAGTTGAAAACGATCTCCAGAAATTACATAAAGATGCGGAAGAAGATTATATTTTACATGCGACAAACATAAAGAAGTATTTCCCTATAAAAGGCGGAGTGCTCAAGCACACAGTTGGGCACGTCAAAGCTGTAGACGGTGTAAGCCTTGATGTGAAGCGCGGTGAGACTCTTGGGGTTGTCGGCGAGTCTGGATCAGGAAAATCTACGCTTGGACGTGTCCTTTTGCGCCTGCTGGATCCGACAGAAGGTCAAATTGTCTTCGAAGGCAAAGATATAACAGGTTTAAACAACCGAAAGCTTCGCCCATACCGGCGCGATATGCAAATCGTTTTCCAGGATCCATTTGCTTCGCTTAATCCGAAAATGAGCATTTCCGAATTAATTGAAGAGCCTCTAGTTGTCCAAACCTCCTTAAGTAAAAATGAGCGAAGAGATAAGGTAGACAGCCTGTTGGAGAAAGTTGGCCTTCGCAAGGCTGACAAGTTTAAATACCCTCATGAGTTTTCAGGGGGACAACGGCAAAGAATCAGCATCGCCCGCGCGCTTGCTCTTAATCCTAAATTTATCGTATGCGACGAACCGGTTTCAGCGCTTGATGTGTCGATCCAGGCTCAAGTATTGAATTTGATGGCCGATCTTCAGGACGAGTTTAAACTAACCTATTTATTTATTGCTCATGATTTAAGTGTCGTCAAGCATATCAGCGACCGGGTAGCAGTTATGTACCTCGGCCGGATCGCTGAAATTGCACCAAAGGGAAGGATTTACGATGCACCGCTGCATCCTTATACAAAAGCGCTTTTATCTTCAGTGCCTACAACGGATGTCCGGAAAAAAAGAGAAAAGATTATTTTAAAAGGAGATTTGCCAAGCCCATCAAACCCTCCATCGGGATGCGCGTTTCGCACACGCTGTCCAAAAGCGCATGAACGTTGTGCAGAAGTCCGTCCCGAATTAACTGATATCGGCAGCGGACACTATGTAGCCTGCCATTTGTACACGGAACCTAAGGAATAG
- a CDS encoding ABC transporter ATP-binding protein: protein MAQNAILNVKGLKTYFYLENKMVAKAVDNVDFSIQPGETLALVGESGSGKSITSLSIMQLINKPGKIKEGEIVFGGEDLVKLSDKQMSKVRGNDIAMIFQEPMTALNPVFTIGNQIVETLVKHKKISKVEARKKGIELLKTVGFPRAEATMNEYPHQLSGGMRQRAMIAIAISCEPKLLIADEPTTALDVTIQAQILDLMNEMKEKFNMAVLLITHDLGVVAEYADRVMVMYGGQIVESTDTQNLFEHPEHPYTQGLLASLPSLDKDVKRLGAIKGTVPPAYSFPTGCRFADRCPHVMEICRGENPSLIETSYDHKVRCYLYEKEA, encoded by the coding sequence ATGGCTCAAAATGCAATTTTAAATGTAAAAGGGTTAAAGACCTATTTCTATTTAGAAAACAAAATGGTTGCGAAAGCCGTCGATAATGTTGATTTTTCAATTCAACCAGGAGAGACTTTAGCACTAGTTGGGGAGTCCGGAAGCGGGAAAAGCATTACCTCACTATCTATTATGCAATTAATCAATAAACCTGGAAAAATAAAAGAAGGGGAAATCGTTTTCGGCGGTGAGGATTTAGTAAAGCTCAGTGATAAGCAAATGTCTAAGGTTAGAGGAAATGATATCGCTATGATCTTCCAAGAGCCTATGACTGCGTTGAATCCAGTGTTCACTATTGGAAATCAAATTGTCGAAACATTAGTAAAACACAAAAAAATATCAAAAGTCGAAGCACGCAAAAAGGGAATCGAGCTCCTTAAAACAGTAGGCTTCCCAAGAGCAGAAGCCACAATGAATGAATATCCCCATCAGCTTTCCGGGGGAATGAGACAGCGGGCAATGATAGCAATTGCCATTTCCTGCGAGCCGAAGCTATTGATTGCAGACGAGCCTACAACTGCGCTGGATGTCACGATTCAAGCACAAATCTTGGATTTAATGAATGAAATGAAAGAAAAATTTAATATGGCTGTTCTATTAATCACTCATGATCTAGGAGTCGTAGCAGAATACGCAGACCGTGTCATGGTGATGTACGGCGGTCAAATTGTTGAAAGTACGGATACGCAAAACTTGTTCGAACACCCCGAACACCCTTATACACAAGGACTATTGGCCAGCCTTCCAAGCTTGGATAAAGATGTGAAACGGCTTGGAGCGATAAAAGGAACCGTTCCTCCAGCTTACAGCTTCCCGACAGGCTGCAGATTCGCAGATCGCTGTCCGCATGTAATGGAAATTTGCAGAGGGGAAAATCCGAGTTTAATCGAAACCTCATACGATCATAAGGTTCGCTGCTATCTATACGAAAAGGAGGCTTAG
- a CDS encoding ABC transporter permease, with product MYKYIFRRILVFIPMLLTLTIIVFALMKTAPGDPFAGRVLDPNVDPKVFEQMKEELGLNDPIHIQYFRWLGDVVQGDFGNSIIYKGRAVTDLIGDRIQNTLSLGLFSLFITVVISIPIGIYSARRPYSLLDYSTTAVGFFGLSIPNFFFGLIAIYIFSLTLGWFPSQGSVSGPGGSGISLFFDRLHHLILPGFTLGLAGTASYMRYMRSEVLDVLASDYIRTAKAKGMSDNNVLYKHTLRNALIPIITLLGFEVGYLLSGAIVVESVFNYPGLGTLFLQSIGNRDYSVIMAINLMLGFFILLGNLLADIFYSIVDPRIRYD from the coding sequence TTGTATAAATATATATTTCGCCGGATTCTCGTATTTATCCCTATGCTGCTTACTCTTACAATTATTGTATTTGCGCTTATGAAGACTGCTCCGGGAGATCCTTTTGCTGGTAGAGTTTTGGATCCAAATGTCGATCCGAAAGTGTTTGAGCAGATGAAAGAAGAGCTTGGATTAAACGATCCAATCCATATTCAATACTTCCGCTGGCTTGGCGATGTCGTTCAAGGAGATTTTGGGAATTCAATTATTTATAAAGGTCGTGCAGTTACGGATTTGATCGGCGACCGGATTCAAAATACACTGAGCTTAGGGTTGTTTTCCCTTTTTATTACTGTGGTCATTTCAATCCCGATTGGTATTTATTCGGCCAGAAGGCCTTATTCTCTATTAGACTATTCCACAACTGCAGTTGGATTCTTCGGTTTGTCTATCCCTAACTTTTTCTTTGGCTTAATAGCAATTTATATCTTCTCCCTTACATTAGGGTGGTTTCCTTCGCAAGGCTCCGTTTCAGGTCCAGGAGGGAGTGGAATCAGCTTGTTTTTCGACAGGCTTCATCACTTGATTCTGCCCGGATTTACACTCGGCCTCGCGGGAACAGCAAGCTACATGAGGTATATGCGTTCGGAAGTACTTGACGTTTTAGCAAGTGATTATATCCGTACGGCAAAAGCAAAAGGAATGAGCGATAATAATGTACTCTACAAACATACGCTCCGAAATGCCCTCATTCCCATTATTACTTTATTGGGTTTTGAAGTTGGTTATCTTTTAAGTGGAGCTATCGTTGTAGAGAGTGTATTTAACTATCCTGGCCTTGGGACGTTATTTTTACAGTCTATTGGCAACAGAGATTATTCGGTGATTATGGCAATTAATTTAATGCTCGGCTTTTTTATTCTATTAGGGAACCTATTGGCTGACATCTTTTACAGTATTGTCGATCCAAGAATCCGCTATGATTGA
- the opp4C gene encoding oligopeptide ABC transporter permease has translation MQLNPNPEDQLEVNPEIQPLTSSEKSKSPFQIASKRFLKNKLAVAGLVVLGLIVILVLLAPIITNHSPTRADLLLVERPASADHPLGTDSSGRDNWARFLYGGRISLIVGFSAMLSTVIIGVILGSIAGYYGGRIDSLIMRIADIILTLPFFVLLLTIVAVLQKTNITIMVTVIALTTWPNLARVIRGSYLSLREQEFIVGAKAIGASDIRIIFKHFIPNAIGPIIVNATLLMATMIIIESALSFIGFGVPQPTPTWGNMLSEAQSIRILRNSPEAWLPPGLAIFLTVLSINFIGDGLRDAFDPKSNRR, from the coding sequence ATGCAACTTAATCCGAATCCGGAGGACCAGCTCGAAGTAAATCCGGAGATTCAACCATTAACTTCTTCTGAAAAGAGCAAAAGCCCGTTTCAGATCGCAAGTAAACGATTTTTGAAAAACAAATTGGCAGTAGCAGGATTAGTTGTCTTAGGATTGATTGTCATCCTTGTGCTGCTCGCCCCAATTATTACTAATCATAGCCCTACAAGAGCTGACTTATTGCTGGTAGAACGGCCGGCTTCCGCTGACCATCCGTTAGGAACGGACAGCTCGGGAAGAGACAATTGGGCGCGATTTTTATATGGTGGGCGCATCTCTTTGATTGTTGGATTTAGCGCTATGCTTTCTACCGTAATAATTGGTGTTATTCTTGGCTCGATAGCTGGCTATTATGGCGGAAGAATTGACAGTTTAATTATGCGTATTGCAGACATTATTCTTACCCTTCCGTTTTTTGTATTATTGCTAACGATTGTCGCTGTTCTGCAAAAGACTAACATTACAATTATGGTAACAGTGATAGCGTTAACGACATGGCCAAACCTGGCGAGGGTTATTCGCGGATCGTATTTATCGCTCAGGGAACAAGAATTCATTGTAGGCGCAAAGGCGATTGGAGCAAGCGATATCCGGATTATTTTTAAGCACTTTATTCCGAATGCGATTGGACCAATTATTGTAAATGCGACTCTGTTGATGGCGACAATGATCATCATAGAATCAGCGCTTAGCTTTATTGGGTTTGGAGTTCCACAACCTACGCCGACGTGGGGAAATATGCTGTCTGAAGCGCAAAGCATAAGAATTTTGCGCAATAGTCCGGAAGCATGGCTGCCGCCTGGACTGGCTATCTTCCTAACTGTGCTCAGCATTAACTTCATCGGTGACGGCCTTCGTGACGCATTTGACCCGAAAAGCAACAGACGTTAA
- a CDS encoding putative glycoside hydrolase: MRLNIILFCLLVSLSASASADEEGAGDVSTKNLGIKKLMLPSEMPRFEYRSGYEFEYPDAVRGIYVSGNSAGGSRFNELTKLVDETELNAMVIDVKNDHGNLTYRPAKESKYEGISHQFIKDPQAMLKTLEEKKIYPIARIVVFKDLVLAKEKPEWSFKEKNGEVWTNGRGESFVNPFLKEVWDYNVDLAIEAAKMGFKEIQFDYVRFPEGFEKRDADLNYQTGKYGESAEDNVQKRVNAVTDFVAYAKEKLKPYSVDVSVDIFGYSATIPEAPGIGQNFSKISSNVDVISSMIYPSHWTGYFGVNKPDLEPYKMIKEYSKVEKQKLEKLDHPPTSRPWMQDFTASYLGSGNYQEYGKEEVEDQIKALNEEGINEFLLWDAANSYTRGVDYTPLSK; this comes from the coding sequence GTGCGATTAAATATAATTTTATTCTGTTTATTAGTGAGCTTATCGGCTTCAGCTTCAGCTGATGAAGAAGGGGCAGGTGACGTTAGTACAAAAAATCTTGGAATAAAAAAACTCATGCTGCCTAGTGAAATGCCCAGATTTGAGTATCGCTCCGGTTATGAATTTGAATATCCTGATGCGGTTCGGGGGATTTATGTATCTGGAAATTCAGCAGGAGGAAGCAGGTTTAATGAGCTAACAAAATTAGTGGACGAAACGGAATTAAATGCGATGGTGATTGATGTTAAAAATGATCATGGCAACTTAACGTACAGGCCTGCTAAGGAATCAAAGTATGAAGGGATCAGCCACCAGTTCATAAAAGATCCCCAAGCCATGCTAAAAACACTGGAAGAAAAAAAGATTTATCCAATTGCACGGATCGTAGTGTTCAAAGATTTGGTACTTGCAAAAGAAAAACCAGAATGGTCATTTAAAGAGAAAAACGGTGAGGTATGGACAAACGGACGAGGGGAATCTTTTGTCAATCCATTTCTGAAGGAAGTCTGGGATTACAATGTCGACTTGGCCATAGAAGCAGCAAAAATGGGGTTTAAAGAAATTCAATTCGATTATGTACGTTTTCCTGAAGGATTTGAAAAACGAGATGCCGACCTGAACTATCAGACAGGAAAATACGGAGAATCTGCTGAGGACAACGTACAAAAGCGAGTAAATGCCGTTACTGATTTTGTCGCGTATGCAAAAGAAAAGCTCAAGCCATACAGTGTCGATGTATCGGTTGATATCTTTGGCTACTCCGCCACCATTCCTGAAGCTCCAGGAATCGGACAAAACTTTTCGAAAATATCGAGTAATGTGGATGTTATATCATCAATGATCTATCCGAGCCATTGGACTGGGTATTTTGGAGTAAATAAACCGGATTTAGAGCCGTATAAAATGATTAAGGAATATTCGAAGGTTGAAAAACAAAAGCTGGAAAAATTAGATCACCCGCCAACTTCAAGACCCTGGATGCAGGATTTCACTGCTTCCTACCTCGGAAGCGGAAACTATCAGGAGTATGGGAAAGAAGAGGTAGAAGATCAAATCAAGGCGCTAAATGAAGAAGGAATCAATGAATTTTTGTTATGGGATGCCGCAAACTCTTACACGCGCGGCGTTGATTATACTCCCCTTAGTAAATAA
- a CDS encoding ABC transporter ATP-binding protein — translation MSEKEVLLEVNHLKQYFNIGKPNQVRAVDDISFQVYKGETLGLVGESGCGKSTTGRTLIRLYDATGGEVLYKGENVHSKKTKAELKAFNRKMQMIFQDPYASLNPRMKVADIIAEGIDIHGLAKTKKQRQERVYQLLETVGLNKEHANRYPHEFSGGQRQRIGIARALAVEPEFIIADEPISALDVSIQAQVVNLMKELQQEKGLTYLFIAHDLSMVKYISDRIGVMYLGKLVELAPAEDLYNNPIHPYTQSLLSAIPLPDPDYEKNRIRKKYDPSVHRLKSGEEMEFREVKPGHYVMCSEEEFKSYQASYQK, via the coding sequence ATGAGTGAAAAAGAAGTACTGCTGGAAGTGAATCATTTAAAGCAATACTTTAATATCGGAAAACCAAACCAAGTGCGGGCTGTTGATGATATCAGCTTTCAAGTGTACAAAGGAGAAACTCTCGGGCTTGTAGGAGAATCCGGCTGCGGAAAGTCGACCACCGGAAGAACTTTAATCAGGCTGTACGATGCAACTGGAGGCGAAGTCCTTTACAAGGGTGAAAACGTCCATTCGAAAAAAACGAAAGCTGAACTGAAGGCATTCAACCGCAAAATGCAAATGATTTTTCAGGATCCGTATGCGTCATTGAATCCCCGCATGAAGGTAGCAGACATTATTGCTGAGGGAATCGACATTCATGGCTTGGCCAAAACAAAAAAACAACGCCAGGAACGGGTCTATCAGCTTCTTGAAACGGTAGGGCTAAATAAAGAGCACGCCAACCGCTATCCGCATGAATTTTCCGGCGGGCAGCGCCAAAGGATCGGTATTGCCCGTGCACTCGCTGTTGAGCCGGAATTTATCATAGCTGATGAGCCAATCTCTGCTCTTGACGTTTCCATTCAGGCTCAGGTTGTGAATCTGATGAAGGAACTGCAGCAAGAAAAAGGGCTGACTTATTTGTTTATTGCCCATGATCTTTCAATGGTAAAGTATATTAGTGATCGAATCGGGGTTATGTACTTAGGGAAGCTGGTGGAGCTTGCTCCGGCTGAAGATTTATATAATAATCCGATTCATCCTTATACTCAATCACTACTGTCCGCAATTCCTCTGCCTGATCCGGATTATGAAAAGAACCGTATCCGCAAAAAATATGATCCATCCGTCCACCGATTGAAATCCGGAGAAGAGATGGAATTTAGAGAAGTGAAACCTGGGCATTATGTCATGTGCTCTGAAGAAGAATTCAAATCATATCAAGCATCATATCAGAAATAG